The proteins below are encoded in one region of Levilactobacillus namurensis:
- a CDS encoding phage baseplate upper protein, whose translation MIKLHLDTDKQTVGVPMVFLRITDNNVDTLSVTVTSGGAPFDLTGYTVAFEGIGPKGNRIIDSSGKITDATSGKFSYTTAAALAQSQGHYQLAYFSLTKGSARTTTGNLNLFVYNSVPDGINPDDYIEPYNELIEKLNSAFTTATQNAQKKVADLETTTNDVTKRVTDNANNQIESVTNTAEGKSQEVSENAKKQVDSLNDQVDVLGNKIADYISGQTIAFEDFQS comes from the coding sequence TAGACACAGATAAGCAAACCGTAGGCGTGCCGATGGTGTTCTTACGGATTACTGACAATAACGTTGATACGTTATCGGTCACGGTTACCAGCGGTGGCGCACCATTTGACTTGACCGGTTACACAGTTGCCTTCGAGGGTATCGGGCCAAAAGGCAATCGCATCATTGACTCTTCGGGCAAGATCACTGATGCGACTAGTGGCAAGTTCAGCTATACGACTGCCGCCGCTTTAGCACAATCACAAGGACACTACCAGCTAGCGTATTTCTCGCTAACCAAGGGTAGTGCTCGAACAACAACTGGAAACTTAAACCTTTTCGTATACAACTCGGTTCCAGACGGTATTAATCCGGATGATTACATCGAGCCATATAATGAATTGATTGAGAAGCTCAATTCAGCTTTTACCACAGCTACTCAAAATGCACAGAAGAAAGTTGCGGATTTAGAGACAACGACAAATGACGTTACTAAGAGAGTTACTGACAACGCTAATAATCAGATTGAATCCGTGACGAATACAGCTGAGGGTAAGAGCCAGGAAGTATCTGAAAATGCCAAGAAGCAAGTAGATAGTTTAAATGATCAGGTAGATGTTTTAGGCAATAAAATTGCTGACTACATTTCTGGCCAGACTATTGCGTTTGAAGATTTCCAGAGCTAA